One Blastocatellia bacterium genomic window, GTTGGCCAAGTCTTGAATCTGCTGGTAGAGCATCAGCATCGGCAGGCTCGCGCCGATCAATTGATTGAAGCGGCCTTGCTCGATTAACAGCGCCTGCTGCTCAGAGAGGGCTGAGACATCATAGAGAAAGAACATCTTTCGTCGCCGGTCGCGGGGATCGTCTTTTACCTCGATGTCCATCCGGTAGCGGTGGCCGCGAGAGTCTTGCAGTTGAATCGAAAGCTTGTCTCTCTCTTCGGGCGGGCGGCTCGCCAGCGCCTTCAAGGCCGCCATGTCCGACGCCAGCAGGGGAATGACCTGCTCCCAGGGCTGACCGACGACCTCCGGCAGGGTGCAATTCAGCAACCCGGCCGCCGTGTGATTCAAGAATGTAATGCGCTCCTGCTCATCGGTGGCCAGCACGCCCGAACGCCACTCATTGAAAATTGATAACAAGTCCTGATTAGCCCGTTCCAGTAGTGCGTTAGCCTGTTCCAGCCGGTTTCTCTGCTCGACGACTTCGGCGGTGCGCTCGGCCACTGTTGCTTCCAACAGGCGCGTACGGCGCTCCAATTGCTTCACCCGCAGTCTGTATCCGCCCCAGCCCATCACCGCCAACGCCGCGCCGATCAGGACGTAGAACCACCTGGTTTGATAAAAGTGAGGCCGCAGCGTGAACTCCACGTCGGCGCTCGACTCGCTCCAGACGCCATCGTTATTCATCGCCATCACGCGAAAGCGATACCGGCCCGGCGGGATGTTCGTGTAGTAGGCAATGCGGCGCGCGCCAGCGTCAATCCATTCACGTTCGTAGCCCTCCAGTTGATACCGGAACCGAACTTTCTCCGATGCGACAAAGCTCAGGCCCGTGTAGTGAATCTCCAGATTTCCCGATCCGGGCGGCGCGGTGATCGCGCTCCAGAGGCTCACGGCTTGCTTGTCAATTTCAAGCCGCTCGATTCCCATCAACGGCGGCGTCTCATTGATGATGGTTGGATCAACGACGACTGCCCCTTTGATCGTCGGAAACCACAGCTTGCCGTCGCGCGCTTTCCAGCCCGCCGGTTGGCCGCCGCCGTTGCATTCACTGCTCTCCATGCCGTCGCTGACGCCATAAGTCACCGAGATGATGGCGCGCCGCGTTCGCTCGGCGAATTCATTGAGCTCCTTCCGGCTGACGCGGAAGATGCCTCGGTTACTGCTCATCCAAAAGTTCCCACGATCATCTTCGAGAATGCGCGAGACGGTATCGTCGAACAATCCGTTTCTGGTTGTGATCGGAGTAAACCGCCCACCCTTGAACCGATTCAAGCCACCACCGTAAGTGCCAATCCAAAGCGTTCCATCGGCATCCTCGTGAATGGCCCGGATGAAGTTGTGCGACAATCCATCCCGCGTCGTGTAATTGGTGAAGATGCCATCCTTGAACCGGCTCAGCCCGCCGACGGTGCCGATCCACAAGTTTCCTTCCCGATCTTCAGTGATGAATCGCACATCGTTATCCACCAAACCGTCGGCGACTCGAAAAGTGGTGAAGCGTCCGTTGTCAAATCGGTAGAGACCGCCGCCGCCGGTGCCGACCCAGAGCGTGCCCTGACGATCCCGGTAGAGGGACCAGAGAAAAGCATTCGCCAAGCCCTGCTCAGGACCATACCGCGTAAAGACGCCATCCTTGAAATGAGCCACCTCGCCAACCGTTCCAATCCACACGCTTCCATCCCGGTCTGTCAACAGCGTTCGAACGCAGCGGTTGTGCAGTCCCAGCTTGTCGGTATAGGTGGTGAACCTTCCATCTTTGAACTGGCTCAATCCCTCACACTGAGCGCCAATCCAGATGCTCCCCTCGCCGTCCTCTGTGATTGGGATGAGATTGTCGCCTGCCAGTCCCATCGCCCTCGTGTAGGTGATGAGCTGTCTCTTTCTCCACCGGTGAAGCCCAGCGCCATTGGTCCCCACCCAAAGGTTCTTCTCGCGATCCTCGAAAATCGCCCACACCTGAGCAATGGCCTGGCGACTGGTTTGACCGTTCTTCTGCACAAGCACGAGTCCATCGTGGCTGCCAACCCAGAGCGTTTGTTCCTCGTCCTCGTGGAGGCTTCTCGAACCGCCTATCGGCTGGCCGGGGATGCTCAACCGGGTGATCGCGCGATCCTTCAGGCGAGCGACGCCATTGCCGGTGCCGATCCAAAGGCTTTGATCCCGGCCTTCACGGATGACATTCACCATGTTGCTGGGAAGGCCATCCCGAGACGTGTATGTTCGGAAGCCCTCGGCGGTCAGTTGACTCAACCCGCCTCGGGTGCCAATCCACAACGTCCCTTGACGATCCTGATGCAGCGCCAGGACCTCGCGATGAGGCAAACCGTCGTTCGTTGTGTAGGTTTGAAACCGGCCCGACTGGAGCCGAACGAGACCATCCTCAGTGCCGATCCATAATATTTCATTGTCTCCGCCAGAGAGGGACAGCACTTTGTCGCTGGGCAAGCCATCCTTCATGCGGTAGGTGGTGAACGCCCCTTGAGCATATCGCGTGAGGCCGCCATGCTCGGTGCCAATCCAGAGCACACCGTGGCGATCTTCATAGAGCGTCAGAATCCGTTCGCTCTCCAGCCCTTTGGTATTGCCAGCAGTGAAGACGGTGAACTTCACGCCATCGAAGCGAACCAGCCCGCCGAACGTGCCGAGCCACAAATAACCATCACGACTCTGAAGAATGGCTGTGACGCTGTTTTGCGGCAAGCCGTCTTCCGTTGTCCAGACAGTCTGAATGTAGCCTTGTGCTACACGCGATGGAACCGGACGCTGCTTGCCATGGGCGCGTTGGCAGTCTACCAAGGCAAAGAGCAAAACCACCACTATTGACGCCGCTGCCCTGCCCATTTGGCGATTCATACGAGACCCCTGATCCGATCCTGTCATGGTTCTGTTCACGTACAGGACCGACGCCTTCAATTCCGAGGTAGAGCCACAGTATACGATGTCACCGGAGACCGAGCAATCTGCGACGGCAAGCGAGCCTCTAGCAGCCTCAAGCGCACGAATAGATACACTCTCAGATCAGGCGTCGCAATCTGGCACAAACAGCGCCGTGCTCACGCCTGCTGGCCACGCCGAGAGTTTTAGATAGCCTTAGAGCGATTTTCAATTGCCTTTGGCTTGAGGGCCCCGCACTTTGCGGGCTGATGCACGCGCGTGCGCCATTGGTATCTACACATCTCTAGACCGTCAGTCGCTATTGATTGAATTGTCAACGGAAGCACACGCCGAGAGACGCCTCGACAACCGAGCGCCGCTGCGACAGAAAAACGCCAATGTGCAGCCAGCCGCGCCAGTAGTTATCGAACTTTTGTCAGCGGCGGCACACGCCAAGAGACGCCCCGACAACCGAGCGCCGCTGCCAGCCGCGTTTAATCATCTTCTGCCAAAACACCCTCCGCACCACACGCAGGGATGTTATCAAATAGTGGCACTATAACAATTCTAGCTGCATCTGGTATCACCCCAGGCGCGCATCAGAGCGCGTCAGCTTGCTCACACTGTTGCCAGCGAGAAGCTAGCGAGCCGCTGCTTTTGACCAAACGGTCAACGGTGCGCCGCCAGGCGGCAGGCAGAGCGACAAAGACTGATTGCACTATTTCAACGTAGAGCCGTTGCCGGCCATCAACAGCACCGAGACAACGCCTGTGTCCGGCTTGGTGACGGCGATGTCCATCACTCCGTCTTGATTGAAATCGGCCATGTCCAGTCCGCGAACGCGACCGCCGGCTGATTGCGTGTGTGGGCCGGCAAAGGTGCCATCACCGCGTCCCCAATGGGTGCTAATGCTACTGGCTAGATAGCTGCCAACAACCAAGTCAGACCTTCGATCGTTGTTGCAATCAGCGCTATGCACATTCATGATGCCGCTGGGGACCGGCAACGCGGGACGGGGAACCAGCCGCCCTGAAGTTGAATTGAGCAGGATCGAGACCAATCCACTGCCTTGATTGCCCACCGCCAAATCGGCGCGACCGTCCAGATCAAAATCTGCCGAGACAATCGAGAATGGATTCGTCCCGCCAGCGTGCACAGTGTCAGTACGAGCAACGGGAAATGCGATGATCCTGAGAATTGTCACATCGCCGGAAAACTGGTTGGCGACGGCGATGTCCGTGCGATCATCATTATTGAAGTCAGCGGCCACAAGGTCAGTCGGACCATTGCCCACGTGATAAACGGTTCGGACGAACGTTTCGCCTTTGTCTTTGTTGACGAGAACGGAGACGGAATCCGACACCTGATCGCAGGTTGCCACATCGGGCAAGCCATCGTGGTTGAAGTCGGCAGCCACAATCGCCGTTGGCGTGGCGCCGACCGGATAATGACGAGCCGGCGCAAATGTGCCGTCTCCTTCGCCGATCAACACTGAGACGTCATCGGAATAAGAATTTGCCACGCCGAGGTCCAGCTTGCCATCCAGGTTGAAGTCGGCAGCCACGACGGCTGCTGGCCCGCGATTGACAGCAAAACTTCGCGGACGATGCAACTGCGCGCCGCGATTGTTCAATGCCACAACCACGACGTTATTGCTCTGGTCGGCAACGGCCACCTCTGGAATCCCGTCGTTATTAAAATCGGCAGCGACGATGCCCATCGGTTGTCCGCCAATGACCAGATCACGCGAGCGACTGGGCTGACCCGGTTGAGTTGGCTGGCCTGGCTTTGGCCGTTGAACGGCTTGCACTGGTGTCAGCCATGTTGTCGGCCAGCCGCCCACACCGATAAGAAATGGCAACGTCAAAGAGAAACTCACCATGATGACGATTTTCTTCATCGTTCACTCCTTGATTGATGAATTGTTCAGGGACCGTCCGAATCAGGTTCCCTGCCGGGCTTTGGCAGCAATGCTGCGGGTTAGAGCAGGCCTCGTTTCATGTGCTCCTTCAGTAAGCAACGATCTACAACAACAAGCAAACCAGCCCGCACGGCCTTTTCCACTGCTGCCTGATGATAGACGCCTTCCTGCATCCAAATCGCGCGGACGCCCAGGTCAATGGCTTCCTCGACCACAGGCGCAACGCACTCAGAGCGTCGAAAAATATCCACCAGATCAATCGGCTCAGGCACAGCCCGCAGATGCGGATAGGCGCGTTCTCCAAGCACCTCGCTCTCATTCGGGTTGACCGGAATAATCCGGTAACCGACTGATTGCATGTACCGGGCTACGCCGTAACTGGGACGATTCGGCTTGGATGAACATCCCACAACGGCGATGGTTTTACATTCAGTCAAAATTCTTTGTATCGTCTCCAGACTGTTGATCTCCATCTGTCATCATCCTTCGAGCAACTTAGATGCACGATCGGCAAAAAATGACTGCGACATTGGCAAAATGACCTCAAGAAGCAAAGAGACGTTTGATCAGTCCCCAGAGGTAGCGAAGAAAGGTTCGCACGATGCCATGGGATGGCGGCGTCACCGGAGCGCCGGTCGTTGCTGCCTTACGCCGGGCTGCGATCTCTGCATCAAGCGCCGTGAAAAACTGTCCAGCAATGACCGTGGCCGAACTTTGAATCAAGCGTTGTCCAATGCCGGCCAGCGGCCCGCCCAGTTGCACATCGCCGGAATACACGATCTTGGTCATGCTGTCCAGGGCAGTCAGTTCCAACGTGCCGTTGCCTTTGACAAAGCCCTGCGTGCCTCGGCCATCCACGCTCATCTTCAAATGCGCCGGCGGTCGCAGCTCCTCCAGCCGGATGCGCCCGGTGTACTTCCCTTTGATAGCGCCGATGCCCAGTTGTAGTGCCGCTTCGTAGGTATTTGCTTCAATCTGATCGAGCCGCTCACATCCCGGCGTGCATCGTTTCAACACGTCGGGGTCAACCAGTAACTGCCACACCTGATCCGGTGAAGCGTTCACGTGATGCTCGCCATGCAACTTCATAGTGTCAGGGAACCCGCGATAGAGCGGTTTGGATGGCGCGTTGCGTGTAGACCTTGGCTAGATGAGCGCGATACTCCGATGAAGCGTGAATGTCCTCGGAGGGATCAACGCCATCCACAGCATGCTCGGCGGCGGCGCTGATCACCGCATCATCGAGCGTTTGACCTTGCAACTGTTGCTCAACGGCTCTAGCCCGATAGGCTGTCGGGCCAACGCCTGTTATGCCGATGGCAACGCTTTGACAAACTTGCTGCGCGTCCACCGTGACGCGCGCAGCCACGCCACACAACGCGAAACCCGATGCCGGCTGCGGCACTTTCAGGTAAGCCGCGCCTGTTCGAGGTGGATCAACTGGCACACGAATCTCCGTCAAGATTTCATCCGATTGCAACGCGGTTGTCAGCAACCCGATGAAGAAATCGTCGCTGTGAATCCACCGTTCACCGCGTGAACTGACTGCTTTCAAACGCGCTGACAAGGCCAGCACCGCTGCCGGAAAATCACCGGCTGGATCGGCATGCGCCAAGCTGCCGCCGATGGTCCCGCAATTTCGTACTTGCACATCGCCAATGGCGGCTGCCGCTTCCGAAAGCAGCGGACACGAGTGCTTGAGCAAGGCTGAGCTTTCAATCGCATGATGTGTGGTCATCGCACCGATGGCGATTTGGTCACCGTCGGCGCTGATATAGCGCAAATCGGCGATGCCACCAAGATCAATCAGATAATGCGGCGATGCCAGCCGAAACTTCATCAGCGGAATCAAGCTATGACCACCGGCCAGGAGTTTCGCTTGCTCGCCGTGTGTCGCCAGTAAATTCAGCGCCTCGGCTAGTGTGCTTGGTTTGAGATATTCAAACGGCGTGGGAATCATCGTCGGTTCCTCCTCAATGGGACGCTCTCAGCAATCGCCAGATTTTCTCCGGCTTCAACGGCATATCAATGTGATGCACGCCGAGCGGCGCCAGCGCATCAACGACGGCGTTGACAATGGCGGGTGTGGCGCCAATCGTACCGGCCTCGCCAACGCCTTTGATGCCGAGCGGATTGACCGGTGAAGGCGTTTCCGTGCGCGACGTTTCAAACCAGGGAATATGAGCCGCCTTGGGAATGGCATAATCGGTCAGCTCGCCGGTGAGCAGTTGACCGAAATCGTCATAGATGGCTTCTTCCAGCAGAGCTTGCCCGATGGATTGCGCGATGCCTCCATGAATCTGCCCATCCACCAGCAGCGGATTGATGACCCGGCCACAGTCATCAACGGCCACATACTTGGATAACTTGACGTGGCCGGTTTCCTTGTCAATTTCTGCGACGACCAGATGAGCGCCAAATGGGAAGGTGAAATTGCTTGGTTCGAAAAAGCGCGTCGCTTCCAGGCCCGGCGTCGTGCCCGGTGGTAGGTTTTTGCATGTGTAGGCTTCCAGCGCGATCTGTTGAATCGTGATCTTCTTTTCCGGGTCGCCGGCCAGCGCGAACACACCATTGTCAAAGACGAGGTCGCCGGCGTCTGCCTGCAACAGATGAGCGGCGTATTGACGAGCCTTCTCTTTGATCTGTTGGACAGCTTGCAAGACAGCGGTGCCGCCCACAGCCGTGGCGCGACTGCCAAACGTCCCAATGCCATATTGCACGACCGACGTGTCGCCATGAAGAACCAGGATGTCTTCCATCGGCACGCCGAGTTCATCGGCGACGATCTGAGCAAATGACGTTTCTTGCCCTTGACCGTGCGGCGACGCGCCACTCAACACGGTGACCTTGCCTGTTGGCTCCAGCCGCACGGTAGCGCTTTCCCATCCGCCGGCTGGCATGGCCGAGGAAGGGCCGAGCGCGCAAATTTCCACATAGGTAGACAGCCCGATGCCCATATATTCGCCGCGCGCGCGCCGCTGTTGCTGTTCCTGTCGAAGCTGAGCATAGTCGGCTATCTGCAGGGCGCGATCAAGGGTTGCTTGATAGTTGCCGCTATCGTACGTCAAGCCGGTGGCCGTGGTGAATGGGAATTCATCCGGCTGAGGGAAGTTTTTCCTGCGCACTTCGACCGGATCAAGATTCAACTGAGCGGCCATCACATCCATGATCCGCTCGAGCAAATAGGTTGCTTCAGGCCGACCTGCGCCGCGATAGGCATCGGTCGCCATGGTGTTGGTGATGACGCCGATGATTTCGTGAGCAATTGCAGGAATTTTGTAAGGCCCCGACAGCATCAAGCCGGTGAGCGTGGGGATGGCCGGTGTCAGCAGTTGGAAGTACGCGCCCAGGTCGCCAATCGTCTTGACGCGCAGCCCGCAGATGGTCCCATCATTTTTGACTGCTAACTCCACTTCATTGATCTGCGCGCGGCCATGAATGGTATTGAGCATGTTTTCACGCCGACTCTCAATCCATTTGACTGGCTTTTTCAGTTGCATGGCCAGGTAGCAAACGAGCGCCTCTTCACCGTAGACGTTGAGTTTGCTCCCGAAGCCGCCACCCACTTCCGGCGCGATGATCCGGACGCGATTCTCCGGCATGCCGATCATCAACGCGATTTGTGTACGGAGCAGAT contains:
- a CDS encoding sigma 54-interacting transcriptional regulator, which translates into the protein MNRQMGRAAASIVVVLLFALVDCQRAHGKQRPVPSRVAQGYIQTVWTTEDGLPQNSVTAILQSRDGYLWLGTFGGLVRFDGVKFTVFTAGNTKGLESERILTLYEDRHGVLWIGTEHGGLTRYAQGAFTTYRMKDGLPSDKVLSLSGGDNEILWIGTEDGLVRLQSGRFQTYTTNDGLPHREVLALHQDRQGTLWIGTRGGLSQLTAEGFRTYTSRDGLPSNMVNVIREGRDQSLWIGTGNGVARLKDRAITRLSIPGQPIGGSRSLHEDEEQTLWVGSHDGLVLVQKNGQTSRQAIAQVWAIFEDREKNLWVGTNGAGLHRWRKRQLITYTRAMGLAGDNLIPITEDGEGSIWIGAQCEGLSQFKDGRFTTYTDKLGLHNRCVRTLLTDRDGSVWIGTVGEVAHFKDGVFTRYGPEQGLANAFLWSLYRDRQGTLWVGTGGGGLYRFDNGRFTTFRVADGLVDNDVRFITEDREGNLWIGTVGGLSRFKDGIFTNYTTRDGLSHNFIRAIHEDADGTLWIGTYGGGLNRFKGGRFTPITTRNGLFDDTVSRILEDDRGNFWMSSNRGIFRVSRKELNEFAERTRRAIISVTYGVSDGMESSECNGGGQPAGWKARDGKLWFPTIKGAVVVDPTIINETPPLMGIERLEIDKQAVSLWSAITAPPGSGNLEIHYTGLSFVASEKVRFRYQLEGYEREWIDAGARRIAYYTNIPPGRYRFRVMAMNNDGVWSESSADVEFTLRPHFYQTRWFYVLIGAALAVMGWGGYRLRVKQLERRTRLLEATVAERTAEVVEQRNRLEQANALLERANQDLLSIFNEWRSGVLATDEQERITFLNHTAAGLLNCTLPEVVGQPWEQVIPLLASDMAALKALASRPPEERDKLSIQLQDSRGHRYRMDIEVKDDPRDRRRKMFFLYDVSALSEQQALLIEQGRFNQLIGASLPMLMLYQQIQDLANLDMTVLIQGETGTGKELVARAIHEHSHRRQKPFIAVNCGGLTESLIESRLFGHRRGAFTGATADQEGFFEAADGGTLFLDEIGDLPLSLQTSLLRVLQEKEIVRLGETRPRKIDVRVIAATHRDLEQEVAAGRFRQDLLYRLRVGQIRLAPLRERREDIPLLVAWFLRQFSLIVNAEPKEVSQGAMQTLVTYSWPGNVRELRSAIEMAAARCSGPVIRVTDLPEHIT
- a CDS encoding VCBS repeat-containing protein, translating into MKKIVIMVSFSLTLPFLIGVGGWPTTWLTPVQAVQRPKPGQPTQPGQPSRSRDLVIGGQPMGIVAADFNNDGIPEVAVADQSNNVVVVALNNRGAQLHRPRSFAVNRGPAAVVAADFNLDGKLDLGVANSYSDDVSVLIGEGDGTFAPARHYPVGATPTAIVAADFNHDGLPDVATCDQVSDSVSVLVNKDKGETFVRTVYHVGNGPTDLVAADFNNDDRTDIAVANQFSGDVTILRIIAFPVARTDTVHAGGTNPFSIVSADFDLDGRADLAVGNQGSGLVSILLNSTSGRLVPRPALPVPSGIMNVHSADCNNDRRSDLVVGSYLASSISTHWGRGDGTFAGPHTQSAGGRVRGLDMADFNQDGVMDIAVTKPDTGVVSVLLMAGNGSTLK
- a CDS encoding CoA-binding protein; this translates as MEINSLETIQRILTECKTIAVVGCSSKPNRPSYGVARYMQSVGYRIIPVNPNESEVLGERAYPHLRAVPEPIDLVDIFRRSECVAPVVEEAIDLGVRAIWMQEGVYHQAAVEKAVRAGLLVVVDRCLLKEHMKRGLL
- a CDS encoding carbon monoxide dehydrogenase subunit G, whose protein sequence is MKLHGEHHVNASPDQVWQLLVDPDVLKRCTPGCERLDQIEANTYEAALQLGIGAIKGKYTGRIRLEELRPPAHLKMSVDGRGTQGFVKGNGTLELTALDSMTKIVYSGDVQLGGPLAGIGQRLIQSSATVIAGQFFTALDAEIAARRKAATTGAPVTPPSHGIVRTFLRYLWGLIKRLFAS
- a CDS encoding xanthine dehydrogenase family protein subunit M, coding for MIPTPFEYLKPSTLAEALNLLATHGEQAKLLAGGHSLIPLMKFRLASPHYLIDLGGIADLRYISADGDQIAIGAMTTHHAIESSALLKHSCPLLSEAAAAIGDVQVRNCGTIGGSLAHADPAGDFPAAVLALSARLKAVSSRGERWIHSDDFFIGLLTTALQSDEILTEIRVPVDPPRTGAAYLKVPQPASGFALCGVAARVTVDAQQVCQSVAIGITGVGPTAYRARAVEQQLQGQTLDDAVISAAAEHAVDGVDPSEDIHASSEYRAHLAKVYTQRAIQTALSRVP
- the cutA gene encoding glyceraldehyde dehydrogenase subunit alpha; the encoded protein is MANKFVGQPVKRTEDPRLITGTSHYVDDIRLPEMHYVAIARSIYAHAKLNRVDVEAARRAPGVVAVVTGDDLKGKIGPVPCASSFPGLKTPHHPVLAQGKVCYVGEPIAAVVATDRYAARDALDLIEIDYEPLDAVVNPEQAMEPGAPVIHPELGDNIAYTMTVNGGSDINEAFAKADRVIKQRMVNQRLIPIAMEPRGAVAQYLSGEHQLTLWSSTQIPHLLRTQIALMIGMPENRVRIIAPEVGGGFGSKLNVYGEEALVCYLAMQLKKPVKWIESRRENMLNTIHGRAQINEVELAVKNDGTICGLRVKTIGDLGAYFQLLTPAIPTLTGLMLSGPYKIPAIAHEIIGVITNTMATDAYRGAGRPEATYLLERIMDVMAAQLNLDPVEVRRKNFPQPDEFPFTTATGLTYDSGNYQATLDRALQIADYAQLRQEQQQRRARGEYMGIGLSTYVEICALGPSSAMPAGGWESATVRLEPTGKVTVLSGASPHGQGQETSFAQIVADELGVPMEDILVLHGDTSVVQYGIGTFGSRATAVGGTAVLQAVQQIKEKARQYAAHLLQADAGDLVFDNGVFALAGDPEKKITIQQIALEAYTCKNLPPGTTPGLEATRFFEPSNFTFPFGAHLVVAEIDKETGHVKLSKYVAVDDCGRVINPLLVDGQIHGGIAQSIGQALLEEAIYDDFGQLLTGELTDYAIPKAAHIPWFETSRTETPSPVNPLGIKGVGEAGTIGATPAIVNAVVDALAPLGVHHIDMPLKPEKIWRLLRASH